The sequence GCCCAACCTTGCTACCAAACATATAATTAGAGTCGGAACTAGCTAGTTTGGCCTGGTtcaccatatataattaattgaaagagTTAAGCTtatagaaagaaagagagaaagtgcCTCTTCTTCAATTCCATACTCGGGAGCTGTATCTACGTGTCTGTAACCAGCCTGCAGCATGAAAATCGGTCTTAATGGACCCCAAATTGCCAAAATGTAACGAATAATTTTACTTTCTCTTTGTTTGAATATACATATTGAATATTCCtttaaaataagataaacaaataatatttttgaaaaccaCTCTCTAATCAAAgacataatattaattatttgaattgtaataatataatgtaattgttttAGTGTGGTTTATGTAAAATTCCAACATAATATATGGTACTGACGAAGAAATAAGTTGATGGCTATATACAGCCACACTGCATGACAAGTAACGATGAGTACCTCCACGATGGCAGTGAACACCGAGTTGGTAGCTTCTGCACCAGATCTCCAAGTACCGAATCCAACGGCTGGAATGGTATGCCCACTCAACAGCCTAAACGACTTCGTATCCTCTTCCTGTGGCCTATTAACTGTTGCCTGTGCCATTTTCTTTAAGAGTTCTGTGGCGGTGACTTTTAGatgaacatatacatatatacatacacacacacattatatataatacatacataAGCTCTCTGCTCGCTGCTCCATCATCAGCTACATGGCTCACTTGCATGCTAGACACGATCCAATACCTTTCAGCTTACGTGTCGCATCTGCCTCACCTATCCAACACGTAGACGTAGCATTATCAATTCTTGTCTATATGGGGGGGTTTCCCTGGACTTGGATCCCCCTAGATTGGGCTTTATTGGCTGGGATTTTCATATGGTTggcccaattaaaatatttccatcCAAATCCACAACCCATTAACGACGTCCACCAACTAGTTTTTCCAACGAGCACTTCATTTAGAAACCAGAAGGTACAAATACAATGGTATCCAAGATTTTCCATGAAGAACACAAAAGGGGAGGCACATGTATAAGATTGTACAATGTTACATGGTATTTACCAACAGCTAAAAGTATGAACTGAACCAGTCATCATcgaatcaaagaaagaaagatctTGTTCGTACCCAATTCGTAAAGACAGACTGCCTCCTGAGTCCTCAGTACTGATTCAGCAGCAGCTGCACAGTCTACAACAAATTTTTAAGAATGGACAGCATTCAGTACCCGTTTTTCCCGGTCACAAACACAcacttatattatatttataatgtataattataatttgcGTAGgtactttattttaaaaaacaaaaagtacccCTTTATTAATCCTTACGTAAATATGCATCTACCAGAGATTCCaaataattcaaacaaaaaaaaaaaagcagcacaCAGATTCCATTCCAAGTAAAGCCTGCACTTTATCTTCCCTACACCACTTTCTTAATTGTAGGTGCACTTTATTTCCTcgatctctatttttttttttttggtttcccaTCCAGCTTTGCAATTAATCCAGAAACGTAATATATCCACGTTCTCCTTTGCACAAGtagaatggtttttttttttttttttttttttggttccttagccaaaaactaaatatatatatatatatatatatattggttttttttttcttttttaattaatagacTGACTTTTAAACCATTTTTTACAGCCAAGTTAGTCTTAGTTGaatttaaagttcaaaattttcaatattaataaaaatattaaaaatttaaaatacaaaattttttataaaaatatcaaaaaatatctggataaaggtttttaaaaaaattgaaagttaaaaaaattgaaagttaatagaaatttaattaaaaaaataaatttttttattaaaatttttgaattagtttatttattaaatcaaatatgaaattgatgtatagtaaacataaatgattataaataaattattattaataaaaatataaaatatatatatatataataaaattatttattaattaaaataaaataattattataattatattatattttataaatatcatattgatattcaatatttttagatggttaaaaattattttttttttttattttaagatataaaatgtaaaaaataattataaaaatatatattttttgataattttttatataattattaatatataaattataatagttCTATATTAAATGTGATTGTCTTttatatttagtataatatattttattattttttatttttatttgtttaatattattaatttaaatattagccatatcaattttatataatattatatttttatttgattatttcttattattatataattaataattaatttataattataaaattttaacaaattcatcttacacaaaatatatacaagcacatatttgatttatcaataaataaaataagattatttaattttaatttcttctattattaaatatttaaataataattaaaaataaaaaactatttttaaaattaatttgataaacaaaatttattaaacatcaataatatttataaatcttttttataaattttttttgaaaaatttgataaatatttttgaaatttatataaaaaaatttaattaaattgttaaatatttaatattaatattttaataaaaatttccataaatattataataattctgTATCTTTtgggatttaaatttttttccaacacCTTAAATAGATCAAAATTTCTACggaatttcaacaaaaattttgatatttaaaactttagctgattatttattccattgcacagaatttgaaatattatgGGGTTTTTCCAGTAGAAGATATGAAAATCCTGTAGTAATCGTGATGCAAAATTAATATCCAAAAATTCAAATAGATAAAATAGGGAAATGGGGGCAGTACTaaaataaaggtaaaaaaaagtttttgagtAGACAATGATTAAAACTTTCAAATGGAGAAAAACAGTATACAGAGACATCATTATCCATAGCAGAGACTCAACAGAGAAAACTCATAAGAAGATCAAACAGTATACAGAGACTCATTATCCATAGCAGAGCCTCAACAGAGAGAACTCATAAGAAGATCAAACACGTTACACGCAACagcttctcttttctttttttctttttttctcctttccctcctttttatgtttcttttgttttgcaGCCTGCACACGTTAACTACCCGTGACACAGTCACAGCGACTTCTCTGTGCTCTTCAATCTTTAAAAAACCCATTCCCTGTTTTCTCTATGAAATTTCGCAATCATATCAGAAAAATCGAAAACCCAAACACACGAAAAACCTcttgcttttcttttgtttttactcTCACTGCCCTTTCTGATAACCCcaaagaatataaaaatcaaatccaGATTGTAATCAATTTACCAAAATCCCTTTCAGTACACAAAAGACACAAAGTAATCTAATAATCTCATCAGAATTCTGATATCTGGGATCTCCATACCAGCAAAGCAAATAAACCCATCTTTCAAGACCCACACTCTGtcataaagtgaaaaaaaataaaataaaataataaagaaagcaAACTCTGTCACCAGTCACTACTACTACTGAATCAGGCAAAACCCACTACAATAAAAGTCAAGCCAATCTTTTATCTCTGTTAACAATCTCTCTGAACAAGAGGGACAAACAGTAATATACACTAAGTTTATAAGCAAAAGTTAatctgctttcttttttttctttttcttttttttttccccctatactaagcaaatatttttttaattttaacccaccattttttatatattacggCAGAACACTATGGTTAAGACAAAAAGTAAAAGGTTCACAAACtgctaattttaaaacaaaaccctcaaaaaaaaaaaaaaaaaaaacataaaaagacagcaaatattctaaatatatttgaaaatatctattatCAATTTGAATATCTTGGAAGTTTTTTAGATGGGCATGGAGGTTGATTTGCGGACAACGTAACGATAGGCAGCTACTTTTTTTCTCCTTGAGGCAGTGTTGTCTACTGAGAGGACCAATTTCCCAGCCTCCCCTGAAGTGTAAGAGTTGTGGATTGCTTCCTCAGATGGATTCATTTTCCTTGGCCTCTCTACGGCAATGGTGTAGCTTCCTTCTGCAATGGGCACGAACTCAGCACTGTATTCCAAGTCCCACCCTCCTACAACTATGTCCCATGTGATTGTTGCTCCAGCctaacaaagaaaagaaaatgagaaagcGTTGGtggctttttttgtttctttttttctttttttaaatacaaggGTCATAAAGAAAATGAACGAGGGTCGATAACGGAATTTGTGAAACCTCAATCCCTTCGATCTGAATGTTAACTTTTTCTCCTCCTTTGACTGTGAACTCGGAAGCTGGTTTAGGAGGGCCATTTTGCAAATCGCTGGGTCGACTCAGTCCACCATACTGAACTGGAATGTCTTCGGGCCTAATAAACCTGATTAGAACccacacaaataatttttcttagaaacccaaaaaaaggaGAACGTATTTTACACTTTCTTTACCaacaataaaaagataataaaacgCCAAAACAGAAATGGAAAATTTGACAGAGTAGGGAATAACCATCAGGGAATTTTTAACCTCTTTGgcagaaaaatttaaaaagttttaggACCCATAAGAATTCAACAAAGATTCTCAATCAAAAAAATCCCATCAGAGTGACATTGTTTGAGACAGTAGAAAAACTCACTTGTAAAGTGTCTCCGCAACATTTCCTTCTTTAGATATCAGAAACTTGCTCTTCGTTCGTTGAGTCAGAAACGGACTGAACATGGAATACAAAAGGCTGAAGTACCATGGAACATTGATGAAAATctgaaagcccaaaaaaaaaaaaaaatttaagaaaaaaaaattttaaaaattcttaaGTGAATGATTAAgagagaaaaaccaaaaaaatataaataaactcataaacaaaacagaaaatGGTTTTACCTTCCGGGCAACCATTTCAGGATAATTATCTTGAAAAAGAGAAAGGATCTGATTAGAAGCCACCCTGAGCTCTCTTTTAGGCATGTCTTTGAGATCAGTAACCTGAATGATGGAATTCACACCTCCAGGCTTGAAATGCAGAAGTTTAATCCCCCTTTCAAGAACTTGAACCCTCCATCTCAGAAACTTCTTCAGCTTCTCTTCGTCTCCGAAAATCTTCTCGTACATATCTTTATCTCTGAAAACCCCATAAGCATTGTAGCAAACAGGGTGTCCCTCACGGTCATAGCCGTGCATGTAAGCCACCAGACCTTCAAGCTCTTTGAAACCCAAATCCTCCTCCAGAACGTTGTCGGCTCCGAACTCTTTCCTCCACGACAGGCATTTCTGCAACATGTTGTAAGAATCGACAACCCTGAAGTCTCTGGCTCGGAGGAACTTCATGAGTATGACGTCGGCCTTTTCGTCTCCACCCAACAGAGGAGTGCCCCACATGGAACCGTCGCAGCAGGAATCGGACGCCATGAGCTTGTCCTTGAGCTCTTGCAGAGCTTTTTTCTCGGAAGACCTGAGGTTGGAGATGAAATACGTGTCTTCTTTGAAAGAATGGGAACGGAGAGAGGCTGCCTCCATCAGAGTAGTGACGAAGCTTCTCTTTCCGGGTTTGGGCGTGGGTTCAGAATGTTGGTCTTGGAGTGGGGTTTGTTGGATGGAGATTGGTGATGAAGCGTCCATTAatggtgtttttgtttttgttttttctttttttatttagaccCAGATGGAGTCTtaggcagaaaaaaaaaatgcagattAATAAGAAAACTTGGGTTAGTCTTTAAAGAAAccgaaattttttatttttttgaagaaggAGAAGCAACTGTGGCTTTTGAATCTCTGAAAGTTTTAAGAGGGTTCTCTTAAGTGTGATAtcagagaaagagaaaggaacCCTGTCCTGTGAGAGACCCGAACAGACAAACAGACAAAGAAATAAACGAAAACAGGGGAACGAGAAAAGAGACACACAgataagaaagagagagagtgagcGAAAAATACATTTGTTTATAAAGCCGCGATTTTAGTTTGAACTTTCAAAAGCAAAAATTGATTGAAACATTTTTTCGGAACAGGCAGAGAGTGAGAACACGCGCTTTATAATAGCGAGTACGGCAATGCATGATTTTGATTAGTCGAGCCGAGTCGTGCCGagcatgaaatttaaaaaaaaaaagccgtgGCTGAGTGACcgtacacagagagagagagaggaatggAGTGCAGAGAGGGTGATAATAATTGAGGATTGAGGGATGGTGGAGGAGAGCCAGAAGAGAGAGTGGGCATGAAGCCGTGCCACGAGGCACGGGTTTCTTGAGTTCTCCAGTGGGACCCACTGATACCcttcccttttttatttatttatttttgtttgtgggCCCACGTTTTCTCTGACACACCTACCGAGTCACTCTGTCTCTCAGCTCCTCCTAATAAGCTCTCTCCATGTCTGGCCccaaaacaaattaacaaacgCTTCCTGTGTAATGCCAAAAGAAGCTCCCTTTTCATCTCATTACACGGAATTTCTtccttattatttaatattattcaaattattcacccaaaaaaaataaataaataaatatttaatattattcaaattttattccttccatatttttttttttaaattcaattagcTAAGTATGAATTTATTTCGTTctagtattaaatttttttaaagataaaatatttcttaataaattggactcttttattttttatttaaaaaaatcaaaatggacAATTCATTTTGGTTTTGGTAATGTCTTTCGCCATTAACGATGTCATTCTTAGTtatctaaaaaatattaattcctAATAAGTTGTATGcattgtttaaaatatttaaaattttttaaaatttttactttttgaaaggatccaaataaaataaatttttattattttttataatttttattaatatttgatattttttaatatttttataaaaaattttatattttaaatttttaatatttctgatTTTTTGAACTTTATATACAGTCAAAACAATATTTGGTAATTTTGaaacaaaatgaattttttattttttaatataaaagaatagcaatttttaatttcttatttttaaacAGTGTAATTATCTAATTGTCTTTTTAGATACTACAACTGATATAACTTTTtctttagttaaaaaaaagtgCGTTTTGTCTTAAAATTGACCCTTAGACGCATGCGTGATGTAAGATTAGtatcataataataaacttATGCAATTTTTTATTGCCACGCTACGGCCACTTTCTTATTTTATACAAGATGAACTTTTTAACATTATGCTCGAGtacattaaaaatcaaattaatggaaacatatatatatatatatatgtgtgtctGTGTATTTCCTCCTCCTTTTTAAtagtttgtattatttatacgcTTCGACCGTAGGCTTATTGTACCAAAATAGAGTGAGGTTAATTGTACAATGGATATTTAAAAAACATACAATTAAAAAGGTTTAAATATatcttataattttgtttttttactttatattccattttaataacaattaattttacGATAGCCTCTGCTTGTTACAATTTACAGACAAATTTTGGGTTTTAACCGTAAGCAACTTTAAAAATCAAGGTTAACATCATTAATCAGGTTTACTGTAACAAAGCAACATATTGTTAGTTCCTGATgaagtattttcttattctagTGACCGTTGTTAATTAAAGTTGGTAGCAGCTTATAATAAGCATAGGAATATTTTTGATCCCTTCAATATCCagcaaaacatataaataaatatatatatatatatatatatatatatatatccttctaTACTTTTTATTGCTTTGTAATCTACTCGAAGACTATAtcatgttaaaaataataaaaatattttaattaaataaaattatgtcaTCATGCTGGTTGTAGATCATTTTTTTGGATGATTTAgttcttcttcgtcttcatatatatgatatcataaaaaattattttaggtaccaaaataattatagaaatttaaaatttattgtattatttgaaaaatatatatgtaggaaAAAATAAGTTGAAGGACGAGAAAGAAACTATCTCATTATCTCCACATCTCTTTGAAAATAAGGGTATATGTGGGGACAAGAGTAAAAATGGGAAAATGCATTTAGAAGGAAGCCCGGGGCATtagctattttattttatttattttattttttggtgaataaggaAAAGCTAGATATTCTATCTTTTGCCTTTTCCATATTGCAAATACTAAAATGGtcccaaaatgaaaaaaatatatacatcgaTGACACTTAGAATCCCATGGCTTCCAATAGAATATACGAAAGGTAAAATGTTTtgaaagcaaacaaaaataaatctaacAAGTAACGATCATTTCTAAAAATTCATAGATAACcatattaagaataaataaataataattaatgaggAAAAGAAgctttcttattgataaattttaataataattaatgaggaaaaaaaagttttataattgataaattttttagcCCCCGTGAGATTTTTTCCATTATTACAGTATTAGATTTGCAAGAAACCTAGCTATGGGATGTTTTATGTTGTTACTTTAAATGGTGAAAGTGTTTGTGGGACAAGGATCGTTTTATCCCTGATAATGAAGTGACAACTTCAGGGCTAATTTTCTCCTTTGTCTTCCAAGTTTGCTTTCTGCATGAAGATGGAGTTTTCTAGGTTTTTTTTGTATCTTActcaaaaaaagttttttatttatttttattttgctatataaaaaatgaaaactgatTACTTGTTATTTTTTACGAATTCATTACTCtactaaattaaattaaatgtacttggagaatattgaaGATTAGAAATATTCTCATGCAGTTTTTCTAGGTTTATAGTATAGAGAttcatccaaaaagaaaaagaacaaaggtACATAgtttagaattttataaattcaacTTAAATAAATATGCATACATTCCAATGCAAATTACTATTCACACAAAAAAAGGCAAATTAATaatcatttaccaaaaaagaaaaaagaaagaaataatatttattatttttggcaaataagggatttattttatttacttattcattttgCTTCAATGGAAATAAATATCCATGTTTTGTTATATGTGCATTGCTATTATTTTTACCTTGAACAACCTGTATGAATGTGAAACCTGGTTTGGCAGGTATTTCCAATGGAAATGTCCGCATCTGTCAAATCTCCATCATTGatacttttttgtattttatattgcCTATATATAGCTAGGTGTTTGAAATAGATTGGCTTATGGGTTTGTATTGTCAACCTCCTTGAATGCACATTGACAGAGTGTTACCAAACAATAAAGATGCATATATTGCAATGTTCGGtcaaatttggacaaaataaatattacattttttcTATTGTGGTTGCTGCCCGGATCATTTTCATCTCagggattttatttatttatttatttattttgggacaAATTTAATCATTCACTTGGTCCATTGGAAGGCTTCCAGCCAAAGTTCCTGCTAAAAGCCACAGACGCAATTGACAAGCTGCAAAGTTAAGGGGTAATATCAAGGCAAGCCATTTGATTATGCAGATGGTCTTGTACCAAATTACCACTTGTTTTCATCAAAATGGGAAAACATAGACGTTAGGTCAGTCTTAGGGGGACCTTTAGGTCCCACTTTTGAAGAAAAGCAGGAACTTTGCATTGGATTCTGAGAAAGAGTGTGAACAAATTGTCACTGGTTCTATGTAGGGAATGAGGGTTTAATGGGAATTTTTTGGGATCAGATTAAGCAAAACAGAGTAATTAGCCTAGGACCCATTAATCATTTTACCCACATCAAACTTTTTGAAGCTGTTCTTACtactttcaaaatttcaagATGTGGATCTATAAAATATGGTGGGCTGTGACAGAAAACCTTGAAATTGCATATgatttctctctgtttttctcCTTGTGCATATATGTACTTGATTTTCTAACATTGTTAGGGCCATGATATCAACTATGATCTTGTACTTGTAATATATACAAAGGTGAAAATCCATCAGGGTTGGATCATGGTTTTTTGCTTTTCGTAAAGGAAACTCAAATCTAGAAATTGGTGTAATTTTTAAAGTACAGGTTTTGGATAAAATTAGGTTCATACGGTGTTAAAAGTCGCAAAAAGctaaaaattgtttaattgaGAATTATCAAAgtaataattcatttttaactttttttaatttttcctttggtttGAACCAAGTCACTTTTGACTTCTGCATAAAACATCTCACTTGATTAAAGAGGCTTTAATCATCGCTCTCCAAAAAGGAATGAGGTGTCTTAGTTATACCACTTTCTAATAAGAGCCGAAAATTTTTCccaaaattaagagaaaaaaaaaaaaggatcccatttcaaatttttcaataagaaatcatGGAAGTGTTAGCTTTTTGTTGCTTAATTTGATAAACTtctaaggaagaaaaagaatattcaTAGTAGGAAAACTACCCTCTTAATCATTTTAGTTTGttgttctcaaaaaaaaaaaaagcaacaatgCAAGCAAAGATTATGCGAATAAAAACAAGAACACTGATTTAACAGGGggccaaaaaaacaaaggaaaacagTTACACTATATTTGAATTGTGGATTTACAAACGGAAAGGAAAacctataaaatattatggatcAGGCGTTTGATTacaatataattatgaaaaatttaaagttcaaatgttgtagaaattttatatttccatttaaattttaagtttaaaaaaaataaaattggggaGGTTATTGTTATTCATTATCGAGAAACAAACAAACCCATAGTAGCTAGAGGAGGGACTGGGAAGAGTTTTGCAAATGGCACATGAATTATTGCAAAATTCAttcgtattttttaaaataatatatacgcCTATAgacctttttaaaaataaataaatatatatatatatatatatattgaatttttttttatacgttcacatgtttttattataaattattgttaatattgttATACTGTTATATAGATGATGtgaatattaatgataattttttcaaaaatttacatCACTATCCGtaccatataatttttttatatttgtttatacacaaggaaaacctaattggCAACTTGGGAAGGTAATATTACATAATTTTGACAATTTTGGTATTTGCAATTCCAATTtccaacaatttatttttttgactgaTCTAATTTCCAACGTTTATAACATTTTGATCCCAGACTCTCATATTAGATATAATAAAGTTACTGTTAAtagattgttttttattattgaacctattttaatttaaaaaaaaattaaagtagttatatatttaagtttatgaataatgaataaagcagaaaaaacaaaaaaaaaaaaaaaacagaacagaaaacaaaaaagcaaacaCCAATAGTTGTCTGAAAGAAATCAAGGCAAACCAATCACAAACAGTTTGTCAGGTGCAGTCACTAAAAAGCTCAAATATGCTTTTGAATCCTAAAGAGATAGTTTGCCAACTTTAGTCAGTGAAGATTAGCTAGCTTAACAGCTTGATTAAGATTCTTTTCatgcataatatatttttaactccttttatggatctaaaaatttaaaaaataagaaaggacAGCTCATATGGGTTCAGAAATGCCAACAATTTGGACAAGaaaaaagagggggaaaaaaaaaaaattaaaagtttttcgATTTTGAAACAAGAAAGAGGAGGTCGGCTTGATGATAGACTACCTGTACAATTATGCACACATTGCAACTGTGCAACACCAATAACCAAACTATGCCTGCAtgacttttttttataagtaccCTTGTAGTAGCAAGCTGTTAATGATCAAGTTGACTATTAAGTCCCTGGAATTCAATACGACCATGGAATATCTCTATCTCTTTGTCCGCCATTGAAGCAGTCATatcatattcaatatatataccaATCAAAACTCTCTACATTCAGCAAAGAGGTTTGCCATGTTTTTTGAATTCATGTGAAAACTATAAGAATTTAAGCTTATGTTATATGTATGCGAAGGATCAGACGGTTGTGATTAATCAATCTATTACATATGGTATCATGATCCCTTGTcgatatacaaattttttttttttttcgctgaaATATCAACGTACAATTAAGTGTAcctactctttttcttcttttatttatttttttctgggtAAATTAAAGAGTACATTAATTTGTTTGAGAAGAGGGAACCAAGTGACTGCTTTACAGAAGACGAATAGGGTCTGCCACACTGTCGGCACATGTTCATGTTTGATTTGAAAAGGGAAAGGAAGCAAAGGCAACCAAAGTT comes from Ziziphus jujuba cultivar Dongzao chromosome 6, ASM3175591v1 and encodes:
- the LOC107431042 gene encoding patellin-6; this encodes MDASSPISIQQTPLQDQHSEPTPKPGKRSFVTTLMEAASLRSHSFKEDTYFISNLRSSEKKALQELKDKLMASDSCCDGSMWGTPLLGGDEKADVILMKFLRARDFRVVDSYNMLQKCLSWRKEFGADNVLEEDLGFKELEGLVAYMHGYDREGHPVCYNAYGVFRDKDMYEKIFGDEEKLKKFLRWRVQVLERGIKLLHFKPGGVNSIIQVTDLKDMPKRELRVASNQILSLFQDNYPEMVARKIFINVPWYFSLLYSMFSPFLTQRTKSKFLISKEGNVAETLYKFIRPEDIPVQYGGLSRPSDLQNGPPKPASEFTVKGGEKVNIQIEGIEAGATITWDIVVGGWDLEYSAEFVPIAEGSYTIAVERPRKMNPSEEAIHNSYTSGEAGKLVLSVDNTASRRKKVAAYRYVVRKSTSMPI